GTGGCGCATGACCTGGATGAAGTAGCGCGAGATGTACTCCGTCGCGGTCTGCTTGGCCTCCTCGGGGTCCTCCGCGCAGTAGACGAACTCGGTCAGCGTCGGAGCAGGCGCCTCGCGGCCCTGCTTCTTGCGGAAGGATTCCCGGTAGGACTCGATCAGCGGGGCGTGCTTCTCGATCGGGAACTGGACGAAGGTCGCCATGGCGGCACCAAGCTCCGCTGCGACGTCCAGAGAGTCGGGCGACATGGCAATGCACACCGTGCGGTCACGGAACCCCCGCGGCGGGGCGGGCGCGATCTGGGCTGACGGCTGCGGGAACAGCGGACCGTCGCCCGACATGACACCCGTCTCGAGGGCGCGGAGGACCATCTCGGCGGACTCGTCGAACCGCTCGCGCGCCTCGTTCATGTCCATGCCGAGCGACGCGTACTCCATCCGCGAGAGGCCCCGACCGAGACCGAGTCGCACGCGTCCCTCGGCGAGGATGTCGAGCATCGCGATCTTCTCCGCGACCCGGAGGGGCTGGGTCCACCATGGCAGGATCACCGCCGCCGGGACGAGCTCGATCGAGTTCGTCTTCGCAGCCAGGTAGGACAGCAGCTGCATGTTGTCGGGACACATCGAGTACTGCGCATCAAAGTGGTGCTCGACGCACCAGATGGCGGAGAAGCCGAGCGGCTCGGCCAGCTCAGCCAGGTAGAGGTCTTTGCGGTAGAGCTCCGCATCGGACTGGTTCGCGTCCGAATTCTGAAAAAGAAGCTGGAAACTGGGGATCATGATTCGGCGTCCTCCTGGTGCGACGAGGGAAATTCCTGCCACGTTCTTGCCGCTGAGATGGATCGACGTATCCATCGGGTGTCGCGCTACTTTCGACGCCGTTAACTCTGTCACCGACGACGCGCTTCACTGTGTCGCATTCTGCGACGATGTGCCGCCCGGACCGCACCTGTGTCGAATTGCGACAACCAGGGAGGCCGCCTCTGACTGTCTCGTTATGGGACACTGCGCGAGGCGTGACTGAGGTAACATCGACGGCAAGGTGGGCGCCGGGCCGCAGCGTGACGGCCCCAAGCTCCTCGCAGCGCACGGGAGGAGGACCAGGCGAGATGACAGCCTCGGATGGCCCTCGGCGGCCGGATGCGCTGGTAGCACCACCGGGCAACGATGCTCGAGTCAAGGAACCAAGAGATGAACGACTGGCTTCGAACAGCCGCCAAGGCGCGGGACGACATCTTTTCGAGCTCGCTTGACGTATCGACCCATTCATCCTCGGTCGTTCGTCCCACCGTTTACGAGTCGTGGCGGCGCTCCCGCTTGCAAGGCCTGGCCCCGGAGGCCGTCTCGCCCGTGGAGTTTTCCGAGATCGAGCTCGACAACTACCTGTCCCGAACGGTGACCTCAATTGTCGAGAAGCGAGCGGCAGCACTCGACCAGAGCGCGTGCGCACTGGTACTGACTGACCGTGACGGGAACCTGCTGCGCCGATGGGTGCGCGACCACGAAATGGCCGCGGACCTTGACGCGAAGGGCGTCGCCGCCGGTTTCACGATGGATGAGTCAACGGTCGGCACCACCGGGCTCGTCACATTGCTGACCGGAAGGCCCGAGCTGATCCGGGGCCCCGAGCACTTCTCCGAGAAGTTCAAGCAGTACAGCTGCGCGAGCGCGCCGGTCGTCCACCCGATCAGGCGAACGCTGCTCGGAAGCGTCTCGTTGATCTGCCGGGTGGCGGACACGACTCCGTTGATGCTGTCCTGGGTGACCGACCTGATCACGGCGGTCGAGGAGGCGCTGCGCGCCCGCGCCTGCCAGCGCGAACAACGCCTGTTCGAGGCCTACACGACCTACAATCGGGACGTACGTCACCCCATCGTGGCGCTCGACATGACGACCATCATCACCAACGCGGCCGCTGCTCGCCTGCTGGGCGGCGTCGATCAAACGCTGCTGTGGGAGCACGCGCGGCGCAGCCTCCGTGAGCGCAGGAGCGGGCCGACCAGCCTGACACTGCCGAACGGCGAGGTGCTCAGCGTCGACTGCTGTCCCCTGTCCGGGCAGGACACGGACGCCGGCGCGATCCTGTTCCTTCGAAAAGGATCCGCTACTCGGCGCAAGTCCGAAGCCGGCGCCCTTCCCAAGCGTTCGGTGTTGCTGCCTGGCCTCGTGGGCAGATCCGAGAAGTGGCGCGCGCTGTGCTTCCAGGCGCACCGCCTACGGAACGGAACCAGCCCGGTGCTGGTTGTGGGCGAGCCGGGTTCGGGGCGGCTCGCGGTGGCGGAGGCGCTGCAGGACGCACAGGCTGTCCGTGTCGTGGATGCGATCGACGCGGCGGCGCTGGGGGACGGCCGCTGGGTCCAGCACCTCCACGTGCAACTCGAGGACCCCACTTGTGTCCTGGTCATACGGCACGTTGACTCGTTGGAGCCGTCAACCGCTGTCGCCACACTGGCCGCGCTGCGCCGCACGCCGCCCGCACGGCTACTGGCCACCGCCCAGCGCAGGTCCGGCGAGCGTGCCGCACACAACGCCCTGCTCGACCACTTCGAGTCCGTCCTCGAGGTTCCCCCGCTGCGCGAGCGCCTCGACGACTTCCCCGACCTGCTCGCGCGGTTCTCCGAACAGGTGGCGGGAGCGAAGAACTCAGTCGAGTGGACCCCGGAGGTCGTCCAGGCCCTGACTCGACTCGAGTGGCCCGGCAACCTCAACTCGCTCAAGACCTTGGTGCGCCGCACCGTCACTGGCAGCGGCGCTACGAAGATCGGTACCGACGACCTTCCGCCCGAGTACGTAGCCCGCGCCGCGCGGCGCCAGCTCGCCACCTTGGAACAGATCGAAGCGCAGACGATTCTCCAGGCCTTACGCGAGGCAGGAGGCAACAAACACCAGGCAGCGCTTGCCCTGGGCATCGCGCGATCGACCCTGTACCGAAAAATCAGAGCACTCGGCCTCGATCTCTCCGCCAGCATTTACTGACCGAAAGGAGGCCGGGCCGCCCAACGCCCGCACTCTCCGGCCACCACTTGGTCAACTCGCCATCAACAAGACGTTTCCGGCATTACGGGTGATGCGGCGAGGAAGAACGCGGGTTTGAGCTTGCGGTTGCCGGTCCGGGCTGGATGGTCGCTTTTGATGCTGGTGCCGGAGCTGCGGGTGACGGGGGCGATGCCGGCGTAGGCGGCTAAGTGGCTGGAGCTGGTGAAGTTTGAGGCACCGCCGTTCTCGAGCGAGATGCGGGCTGCGCTCCTGGCGCCGATGCCGGCATCGAGGTCAGGACCGGGGCAAGAGGGTGCGCATCGAGTATCTCCTCGACCTGCGTGAGTTGCTCAAGCCCGGTTTCAAGCTGTCGGCTAGCCGCGGGAGCACGGTGTCCGCGGCGGCAGTGCCGGGGCCGTGACGGTCCGTTCGGCCAGTGCAGCCATGATCACCTCCAGTGAGCAGACGTCGACCGGCCGTGTCGTGCGTGGCAGCGAGCGGGCGGCGTCGGCGATGACGAACGCATCCCGGGCACCGGTCTTGGCCTGGCCCCGGTAGACAACCGGCTGCACGGGCAACCGCGACCGGCAGCGCACCGATCGTGGCTGGCTGGTCGACCACCACGAGCAGTGGCCCATGCTGGTGAGCTCGTGGAACGTCGACCGGGGCATCAGTCATACCAAACCGGCGGCCACAGCTCCTTGATTCAGCAGGTCACGTCCCGCCGTGTGGTGTAAGTCGTTGCGCGAGAGGCTCTGCGGTTCAGATCATGCCGTCATGAGCTCGGGTGTGGCTACCTTTTCCTCGGTTGGTGGGGTGGTGAGCAGGGCCATGGTGGCTTCGCCGAGGTAGCGGCGGTCGGTGGCCTGCCATTCATCGTGGGCCTCGACCAGGACCGCGCCGGCCAGTCGGAGCAGGGCTTCGGGGTTGGGAAAGACGCCGACGACGTCGGTGCGGCGCTTGACTTCCTTGTTCAGCCGTTCGAGGGGGTTGGTGGACCAGATCTTCTTCCAGTGCGCGGTGGGGAACGAGGCGAACGCGAGCAGGTCCTCGGTGGCGTCGCGCAGCATCGACTCCACCTTCGACGACTGCCGGCCGAGCATTCCGGCGATGACACCGAGCTGTTCACGGACGTGCGCGGCGTCGGGCTGGGCGAAGATCGTGCGGATCGCCGCTGCCACCATCTCGGAGCTGCCTTTGGGGACCTGGGCCAGCACATTGCGCAGGAAATGCACCCGGCAACGCTGCCAGGCGGCGCCGAGCAACACCGCGGAGATGGCCTGTTTCAGCCCGGTGTGGGCATCGGAGATGACCAGCTGCACCCCGCCCAGGCCGCGGGCCTTGAGCGAACGGAGGAACGCCGTCCAGAACGCCCCGTCCTCGGAGTCACCGACGGCGAAGCCGAGGACCTCGCGCCACCCGTCGGCCCGGACCCCGGTGGCGATCACCACCGCCTGGGACACCACGCGGTGGTTGACCCGGGTCTTGCAGTAGGTGGTGTCAAGGAACACGTAGGGAAAATGTTGCTCACCCAGCGATCGGTCCCGGAATGCGCCGACCTCGGTGTCCAGATCAGCGCAGATCCTCGATACCTCGGACTTGGAGATGCCGGTGTCCGCACCCAAGGCTTTCACCAGATCGTCGACCTTGCGGGTGGACACCCCGTGCAGGTAGGCCTCCATCACCACCGCGAACAACGCCTGATCCACCCGTCGCCGACGCTCCAACAACGACGGGAAGAACGACCCGGTGCGCAGCTTCGGGATCCGCAACTCCAGATCCCCAGCCGTGGTCGACAGCGTGCGGGTCCGGTGGCCATTGCGCTGGGCGGTGCGGCTCTCGGTGCGCTCGTGCAGGCCAGCGCCGATCGCCTCGGTGAGCTCGGCCTCGATCAGCGCCTGATAGATCGTCTCCGCCGCCTGACGGACACGATCACCAACATCGGCGACCTTGAGTGCATCGAGTACTTCAAGCAGGGCAGACTGGTCCAGGGCCATCGCGTGACGCCTCTCCACGGGTTCCTTGGCGGGTTCCTGCAGAGACTCACGCGATGGCCCCCTCCACGCGCTCAGCCACGCCGAACAAGACCCAGACTTACACCACCAGCGGGGACATGACCTGATCAGCAACCACGAAAAGGCTAACGGGGGACTACCGAACATTGAACTGTCGCAAGTTGCGACAACTCACTTCAGCCCAATCCTGCGACAATCGGCTTGAGTCCGGCATCACCGTTCGCAGACCCCACACGCAGCCGGACGTGGGCGGGCCGCCAGAACCGCGGCCCGCACCTGCGAAACACGGTCCACAATCACACCGGCTCACACAGCCGGGCAATTCAGCGCAATGAGAGGACACGGTAAACGATGAGCGCGCTGACCACCATTATCTCTGGAATGTCGTTTCTGGAATGCCCTCGTTGGCATGAAGGCCGCATTTGGGTCTCCGACTTCTACACCAATCGCGTTTTTTCCGCGGCCGCGGACGGCACCGGCCTCCGGACCGAACTCGAGGTCCCGAACCAACCAGGTGGTCTTGGCTGGCTTCCCGACGGCCGGTTGCTCGTGGTTTCCGCCCGGGACTTCACGTTGCTGCGTCGAGAGCATGATGGCCGGGTCGTCGTCCATGCGGACCTGAGTGGACATGTCAGCGGAAATCTCAACGACATGGTCGTCGATCGCCTCGGACGCGCCTACGTGGGGAACTTCGGCTTCGACATCGGCGCTGGAGCTGATCCCATCCCGACGAACTTGGTCAGGGTGGACCCCGACGGCACTGTCGCCGAAGCCGCGGATGGCCTCCATTTTCCGAACGGGAGCGTCATCACCGACGACAACGTGCTGGTCGTCGGTGAGACCTTCGCGAACCGGATGACCGCATTCGATATCGAAGACAGCGGACAGCTCACGAATCAGCGGATCTGGGCGAAGTTCGGGGAGGTGCCGACCGGGGATTTCGCCACGGTCCTGAGTCAGGTGAAGGTCGCCCCCGACGGTTGCTGTCTCGACGCCGAGGGGGCGTTGTGGGTAGCGGATGCCTTGAACGGCAGGGTGATCCGCGTGCAGGAGGGTGGGGACATCGTCGATGAAATACAGGTCGGTAGCGGTGTCTACGCATGCATGCTGGGTGGGGACGACGGTCGGACGCTGTTCCTGTGCACAGCTCCGGACTTCGACCCGGCTGCGCGGGCCAGTACACACGAGTCCGATCTGCTGACCGTCCGCGTTTCCGTGCCGCACGGCGGCCGCCCGTAGCCGGCATTCGTGATCGTCGCGAGGAGACACATAGGATGTCCAAGAGTTCACAGAGCGCAATCGACAAGCGCGTTCGCTCCGCCCTGAGCGCGATTGCCGCCGGGCGACCGGTGGTAGTCGTCGACGATCAAAACCGGGAGAATGAGGGAGATCTCATCTTCGCGGCAGAACTCGCGACCCCAAAACTGGTCGCCTTCACCGTCAGGCACACTTCCGGTTTCCTCTGTGTCGCCCTTGCCGGCGAGGCGTGCGACCGGCTCAACCTGGTCCCCATGACCCACGCCAACCAAGATCGATACCACACCGCCTACCAGGTGACCGTCGACTTGGTCGGCACCGGTACAGGAATCTCCGCAAAGTCCCGTGCGGCCACAATCGCCGCCTTGGGATCCGACGACGCGAACCCGGAAGATTTTTCACGTCCGGGCCACGTCGTACCGTTGCGTGCACGCGCGGGCGGAGTTCTCGAACGGCCCGGTCACACCGAAGCGGCAGTCGATCTGGCCCGGCTTGCGGGCCGCACGCCCGCCGGAGCGCTCTGCGAGATCGTGTCCGTGAACCGGCCTAACGAAATGGCCAAAGGTGACGAACTAGCGCGTTTCGCTCTCGAGCACGGACTCGTGCACTTGTCCGTTGCCGACATCATCGATTACCGGCTCCGCCACGAAACCCAGTTCACACGCGTCACTGAGGCGACACTGCCCACGTCGTTCGGACGGTTCCTCGCTCTGGGCTACAGCGAGTACCTGTCCGGCAACGAGTATCTGGCCCTGGTCGCGGGAACGGGCGATGGCCGTGTTCCCGTCTACGTTCACGCCGAATGTCTTTGCGGTGACGTCTTCGGAGCCGTTTCGTGCACGTGCCGAGGAAACCTTGATCGCGCACTCACGGAGTTCGGCAGAACAGGTCGCGGGGTGGTGATCTACCTGCGGCCGGACGGCAGAGCAAGGGCCTGCGGACTGCTGCAGGCGGACACGCCTCCTCAACCTGGCCCAGAGATCGTCGTACCCAACATTCTTGCCGATCTCGGTCTCGACGCCGTGTACGAGTTCGAGCAGCACCCCAGACCCGCGGCGGGGTGACTACAGCCACACAGCCCCCGCGCGCGAACCAGGCCTGAGCTGTGTCACCGTCACCAGGTGACATCGAGCCGTTCCAGGCCGCGGAAGAAGAAGCTCGCGACGTAGGACGGCTCGTAACCGGGTGCCAGGCGAAGGTCCGGTAGCCGGTCGAGCAGGGTTTCGATGGCCGTGCGCACTTCGGTGCGCGCCAGCTGCGCGCCCGGGCACTGGTGAATGCCACTGCCGAACGCCAGGTGCTCGTGGATGTTCGCCCGCGAGAGCCGGACTTCGTCCGGCGCGGTGAAACGGGTGTCGTCCCGGTTCGCCGAACCGAAGAGCAGCAGCAACGACGTCCCCGCCGGCAACGGCGTCCCACCGATCTCCACGTCCCGGGTGGTCACGCGCATGAGCCCGCGGTGCGGCGCGTCCCGCCGGAGCGTCTCCTCGATGACCTGCTGCAACACCGGGCGGTCGGCGCGGACCATCTCCCACAACCGGCGGTCGTTGTCGAGCAGCAGCAGGAGCGTGCTGGTCATGAGATCGCGTGTGGTGTCGTGCCCGGCGAAGCGCAGGCCGCGGAACATGTAGTGCAGGTCGTCCCTGCTCACCGCGGGAACCATGTCGGTGCCGTGCACGAGGTCGGTCATGAAGTCGTCTCGCGGCGAGGTCCGGCGCTCCTCCGCCAGCGCGTCGATGTAACGCTCGTAATCGTGCATCCGCCGTGCCGCGGCGACCTTTTCCTCGACGTCGACCATCGGGTTCAGCAGAGTGAGGTAGTCGTTCGTCCAGCCCTGCACCCGGTCGTTGTCCTCGGCGGGGATGCCGAAGACGTCGCTGACGATCGACTGCACGTAGGGGTCGGCATAGGCGCTGACGAGGTCCGCCCGGTGTGCCCCCGCGAACTGGTCGACAAGTTCGGCCGAACGTGTCCTCATGAGCGGAAGCCGCTGGCGGATGCGGCGGCCGGAGAACGCGTGATCGAGCACCTTGCGCAAGGGTGCGTGCTGTGGTTCGTCGGTGTTCACGACGGTGGCCGCCTCCGGGATGATCCCGTGGAGTGCTTCGACGACGGGTTCCGGATTCTGCCACAGGACCGGAATGGCGTTGCTGGACGAATAGGTGTCCGGGTCGTCGACGATCGACTTGATGTCGTCGTAGCGCGTCACGACGTACGCGTTGAGCGTCGGTGAAAAGCAAATCGGCTGTTCCGTGCGCGACCACTTGTAGAACAGATGCGGATTCTCCCGATGCGGCGATTCCATCGGGTTGAAGTCCGTGAACGCAGCCTGCTGCGTCATCATTGACCTCCAGTCACCGTTGGCGCGATGAGGCGATTTTGTGCGGCTGGGCAATCGGCCGACAACCGCGAGTCCCACCGGTCGGGATCGGCCTTTCCCGCGCAGTGGGACTCCGGATGGCGGCTCTTCCGGCGTCGCCCGAGGCTCTTGCACGGGTTCGCAGTCGTGCAGCACCCAGCACCGGAGCCGGGAGGAGGCGTCATGACACGTGAACTGGTCGTGACCTCGAAAGAAGAGGCCGCCGAGGACGTGATGGTCATTCACCTGACCGACCCCGGCGGGGACCCGCTGCCGGAATGGACACCGGGGGCGCACGTGGGAGTCGACGTCGACGGCGACGT
The window above is part of the Amycolatopsis thermoflava N1165 genome. Proteins encoded here:
- a CDS encoding LLM class flavin-dependent oxidoreductase, whose amino-acid sequence is MDTSIHLSGKNVAGISLVAPGGRRIMIPSFQLLFQNSDANQSDAELYRKDLYLAELAEPLGFSAIWCVEHHFDAQYSMCPDNMQLLSYLAAKTNSIELVPAAVILPWWTQPLRVAEKIAMLDILAEGRVRLGLGRGLSRMEYASLGMDMNEARERFDESAEMVLRALETGVMSGDGPLFPQPSAQIAPAPPRGFRDRTVCIAMSPDSLDVAAELGAAMATFVQFPIEKHAPLIESYRESFRKKQGREAPAPTLTEFVYCAEDPEEAKQTATEYISRYFIQVMRHYEFGGTHFAGTAGYESYNAVAEVIREAGQEASAAAYVDAQTWGTPEQIIEKVRARRAVIGDYHLNCAFTYAGLPHDKAEASMRLFAEKVIPVLKDL
- a CDS encoding sigma-54-dependent Fis family transcriptional regulator — translated: MNDWLRTAAKARDDIFSSSLDVSTHSSSVVRPTVYESWRRSRLQGLAPEAVSPVEFSEIELDNYLSRTVTSIVEKRAAALDQSACALVLTDRDGNLLRRWVRDHEMAADLDAKGVAAGFTMDESTVGTTGLVTLLTGRPELIRGPEHFSEKFKQYSCASAPVVHPIRRTLLGSVSLICRVADTTPLMLSWVTDLITAVEEALRARACQREQRLFEAYTTYNRDVRHPIVALDMTTIITNAAAARLLGGVDQTLLWEHARRSLRERRSGPTSLTLPNGEVLSVDCCPLSGQDTDAGAILFLRKGSATRRKSEAGALPKRSVLLPGLVGRSEKWRALCFQAHRLRNGTSPVLVVGEPGSGRLAVAEALQDAQAVRVVDAIDAAALGDGRWVQHLHVQLEDPTCVLVIRHVDSLEPSTAVATLAALRRTPPARLLATAQRRSGERAAHNALLDHFESVLEVPPLRERLDDFPDLLARFSEQVAGAKNSVEWTPEVVQALTRLEWPGNLNSLKTLVRRTVTGSGATKIGTDDLPPEYVARAARRQLATLEQIEAQTILQALREAGGNKHQAALALGIARSTLYRKIRALGLDLSASIY
- a CDS encoding IS256 family transposase; translation: MALDQSALLEVLDALKVADVGDRVRQAAETIYQALIEAELTEAIGAGLHERTESRTAQRNGHRTRTLSTTAGDLELRIPKLRTGSFFPSLLERRRRVDQALFAVVMEAYLHGVSTRKVDDLVKALGADTGISKSEVSRICADLDTEVGAFRDRSLGEQHFPYVFLDTTYCKTRVNHRVVSQAVVIATGVRADGWREVLGFAVGDSEDGAFWTAFLRSLKARGLGGVQLVISDAHTGLKQAISAVLLGAAWQRCRVHFLRNVLAQVPKGSSEMVAAAIRTIFAQPDAAHVREQLGVIAGMLGRQSSKVESMLRDATEDLLAFASFPTAHWKKIWSTNPLERLNKEVKRRTDVVGVFPNPEALLRLAGAVLVEAHDEWQATDRRYLGEATMALLTTPPTEEKVATPELMTA
- a CDS encoding SMP-30/gluconolactonase/LRE family protein; amino-acid sequence: MSALTTIISGMSFLECPRWHEGRIWVSDFYTNRVFSAAADGTGLRTELEVPNQPGGLGWLPDGRLLVVSARDFTLLRREHDGRVVVHADLSGHVSGNLNDMVVDRLGRAYVGNFGFDIGAGADPIPTNLVRVDPDGTVAEAADGLHFPNGSVITDDNVLVVGETFANRMTAFDIEDSGQLTNQRIWAKFGEVPTGDFATVLSQVKVAPDGCCLDAEGALWVADALNGRVIRVQEGGDIVDEIQVGSGVYACMLGGDDGRTLFLCTAPDFDPAARASTHESDLLTVRVSVPHGGRP
- the ribB gene encoding 3,4-dihydroxy-2-butanone-4-phosphate synthase encodes the protein MSKSSQSAIDKRVRSALSAIAAGRPVVVVDDQNRENEGDLIFAAELATPKLVAFTVRHTSGFLCVALAGEACDRLNLVPMTHANQDRYHTAYQVTVDLVGTGTGISAKSRAATIAALGSDDANPEDFSRPGHVVPLRARAGGVLERPGHTEAAVDLARLAGRTPAGALCEIVSVNRPNEMAKGDELARFALEHGLVHLSVADIIDYRLRHETQFTRVTEATLPTSFGRFLALGYSEYLSGNEYLALVAGTGDGRVPVYVHAECLCGDVFGAVSCTCRGNLDRALTEFGRTGRGVVIYLRPDGRARACGLLQADTPPQPGPEIVVPNILADLGLDAVYEFEQHPRPAAG
- a CDS encoding cytochrome P450; the encoded protein is MLHDCEPVQEPRATPEEPPSGVPLRGKGRSRPVGLAVVGRLPSRTKSPHRANGDWRSMMTQQAAFTDFNPMESPHRENPHLFYKWSRTEQPICFSPTLNAYVVTRYDDIKSIVDDPDTYSSSNAIPVLWQNPEPVVEALHGIIPEAATVVNTDEPQHAPLRKVLDHAFSGRRIRQRLPLMRTRSAELVDQFAGAHRADLVSAYADPYVQSIVSDVFGIPAEDNDRVQGWTNDYLTLLNPMVDVEEKVAAARRMHDYERYIDALAEERRTSPRDDFMTDLVHGTDMVPAVSRDDLHYMFRGLRFAGHDTTRDLMTSTLLLLLDNDRRLWEMVRADRPVLQQVIEETLRRDAPHRGLMRVTTRDVEIGGTPLPAGTSLLLLFGSANRDDTRFTAPDEVRLSRANIHEHLAFGSGIHQCPGAQLARTEVRTAIETLLDRLPDLRLAPGYEPSYVASFFFRGLERLDVTW